The Saccharopolyspora gloriosae genome has a segment encoding these proteins:
- a CDS encoding MarR family winged helix-turn-helix transcriptional regulator codes for MQLENAVFHLMRRVIQDHGARWQARSPQLTKPQYAALTAIEESPGIEQAALGKRAAIDKATLAAMLTRLEQRGLVVRSVDHYDRRRRLLELTADGSSVLRDTTELADSINSRMLDRLSPEETDQLRELLAKLAADESGELAPPPEDSAANA; via the coding sequence GTGCAGCTGGAAAACGCGGTGTTCCACTTGATGCGCCGAGTCATCCAGGACCACGGCGCGCGCTGGCAGGCGCGGTCGCCGCAGCTCACCAAGCCGCAGTACGCCGCGCTTACCGCCATCGAGGAGAGCCCCGGCATCGAGCAGGCCGCACTGGGCAAACGGGCGGCGATCGACAAGGCGACGCTCGCCGCGATGCTCACCCGCCTCGAACAGCGGGGCCTCGTGGTGCGCAGCGTCGACCACTACGACCGCAGGCGGCGCCTGCTGGAACTGACCGCCGACGGCAGCAGCGTGCTCCGGGACACCACCGAACTGGCCGACTCGATCAACAGCCGGATGCTGGACCGCCTCAGCCCTGAGGAGACCGACCAGCTGCGCGAGCTGCTGGCCAAGCTCGCCGCCGACGAATCCGGCGAGCTCGCCCCGCCTCCGGAGGACTCGGCCGCGAACGCCTAG
- the sfnG gene encoding dimethylsulfone monooxygenase SfnG, translating to MSADKPAEPLKFAYWVPNVSGGLVTSNIEQRTDFGFEYNKKLAVLAENSGFEYGLSQVRYASSYGAAQQHDPAAFSLGLLLATERLKLIVAAHPGLWHPAILAKYGITADILSEGRFAVNIVSGWFKDEFTGLGEPWLEHDERYRRTEEFIRVLRGLWTQPNFELAGDFYRIRDFSLRPQPFEVPGRPHPEIFQGGNSSAARTLAGRVSDWYFSNGKDFEGFSEQVADVRERAAGNGRTVRFGLNGFLIARETESEAKAVLKEIVEKVDVDAVEGFRKSVQQAGKSTSDGKGMWADSEFADLVQYNDGFRTGLIGTPEQIAHRIIEYKKRGADLLLLGFLHYLEDVEHFGKHVLPIVRELEADLDRTGDPIGVS from the coding sequence GTGTCCGCAGACAAACCCGCCGAACCGCTGAAGTTCGCCTACTGGGTGCCCAACGTCAGCGGTGGCCTGGTCACCAGCAACATCGAACAGCGCACCGATTTCGGATTCGAGTACAACAAGAAACTCGCGGTGCTCGCCGAGAACAGCGGGTTCGAGTACGGGCTGAGCCAGGTGCGCTACGCCTCCAGCTACGGAGCCGCGCAGCAGCACGATCCGGCGGCGTTCAGCCTCGGGCTGCTGCTGGCCACCGAGCGGCTCAAGCTCATCGTGGCCGCGCACCCCGGTTTGTGGCATCCGGCGATCCTGGCGAAGTACGGCATCACCGCGGACATCCTGTCCGAAGGACGGTTCGCGGTGAACATCGTCAGCGGCTGGTTCAAGGACGAGTTCACCGGGCTCGGCGAGCCGTGGCTGGAGCACGACGAACGGTACCGGCGCACCGAGGAGTTCATCAGGGTGCTGCGCGGCCTGTGGACGCAGCCGAACTTCGAACTCGCCGGAGACTTCTACCGGATCCGCGATTTCAGCCTGCGTCCGCAACCTTTCGAGGTTCCCGGGCGGCCGCACCCGGAGATCTTCCAGGGCGGCAATTCCTCTGCCGCGCGCACGCTGGCCGGGCGCGTCTCGGACTGGTACTTCAGCAACGGCAAGGATTTCGAGGGTTTCAGCGAACAGGTCGCCGATGTCCGGGAACGGGCCGCCGGCAACGGGCGGACCGTTCGATTCGGACTCAATGGTTTCCTCATCGCCAGGGAGACCGAGTCCGAGGCGAAGGCCGTGCTCAAGGAGATCGTGGAGAAGGTGGACGTGGACGCCGTCGAAGGATTCCGGAAATCGGTGCAGCAGGCCGGGAAATCCACCTCCGACGGCAAGGGAATGTGGGCGGACTCCGAATTCGCCGACCTCGTGCAGTACAACGACGGATTCCGCACCGGACTGATCGGAACCCCCGAGCAGATCGCGCACCGCATCATCGAGTACAAGAAGCGCGGCGCGGACCTGCTCCTGCTCGGGTTCCTGCACTACCTCGAAGACGTCGAGCACTTCGGGAAGCACGTGCTGCCCATCGTGCGCGAGCTGGAAGCCGACCTCGACCGCACCGGCGACCCCATCGGCGTGTCCTGA
- a CDS encoding non-oxidative hydroxyarylic acid decarboxylases subunit C, whose protein sequence is MAHDDFRSYLDALDAEGQLLRITEQVDPEPDLGAAANAVSRLGEGAPALYFDDVTGFTDARIALNAHGSWANHAIAMGLPPTTSTREQVQEFIRRWENYPVTPERRDDPPFLANTRSGADVDLFEVLPLFRLNDGDGGFYLDKAAVVSRDPDDPENFAKQNVGVYRMEVKGRNELGLQPVPMHDIALHLGKAEERGEDLPVAIALGNDPILTIVGGTPLGYEQSEYEMAGALRGAPAPIATGPLTGFDVPWGCEVLLEGVIEGRKREIEGPFGEFTGHYSGGRNMPVVRIDRISFRGGPIFESLYLGKPWTEIDYLIGPATCVPLYQQLRADFPEVQAVNAMYTHGLLAIVSTKKRYGGFARAVGLRAMTTPHGLGYTKVVIVVDEDVDPFDLPQVMWALSTKVNPAGDLVNLPNMSVVGLDPGSQPAGISNKLVIDATTPVAPDARGHYGQPVRDLPETGRWVEKLRTLLRDK, encoded by the coding sequence GTGGCCCACGACGACTTTCGGTCCTATTTGGACGCGCTCGATGCGGAAGGGCAGCTGCTGCGGATCACCGAGCAGGTCGATCCGGAACCCGACCTCGGCGCGGCGGCCAACGCGGTCTCCCGGCTCGGGGAAGGGGCGCCCGCGCTGTACTTCGACGACGTCACCGGGTTTACCGACGCCCGCATCGCGCTCAACGCGCACGGTTCCTGGGCGAACCACGCCATCGCGATGGGACTGCCGCCGACGACCTCGACCCGGGAGCAGGTGCAGGAGTTCATCCGGCGCTGGGAGAACTACCCGGTGACCCCCGAACGCCGAGACGATCCGCCGTTCCTGGCGAACACCCGCAGCGGCGCGGACGTCGACCTGTTCGAGGTGCTGCCGTTGTTCCGGCTCAACGACGGAGACGGCGGCTTCTACCTGGACAAGGCCGCGGTCGTCTCGCGCGACCCGGACGACCCGGAGAACTTCGCCAAGCAGAACGTCGGCGTGTACCGGATGGAGGTCAAGGGCCGCAACGAACTCGGCCTGCAACCGGTGCCGATGCACGACATCGCGCTGCACCTGGGCAAGGCCGAGGAACGCGGCGAGGACCTGCCGGTGGCCATCGCGCTCGGCAACGACCCGATCCTCACCATCGTCGGCGGCACCCCGCTGGGCTACGAGCAGTCCGAGTACGAGATGGCGGGCGCGCTGCGCGGCGCACCGGCGCCCATCGCGACCGGGCCGCTGACCGGGTTCGACGTGCCGTGGGGCTGCGAAGTCCTGCTGGAAGGCGTCATCGAAGGGCGCAAGCGGGAGATCGAGGGGCCGTTCGGCGAGTTCACCGGGCACTACTCCGGCGGTCGGAACATGCCGGTGGTGCGCATCGACCGCATCTCGTTCCGCGGCGGCCCGATCTTCGAATCGCTGTACCTGGGCAAGCCGTGGACGGAGATCGACTACTTGATCGGCCCGGCGACCTGCGTGCCGCTGTATCAGCAGCTGCGCGCGGACTTCCCCGAAGTGCAGGCCGTGAACGCGATGTACACGCACGGGCTGCTGGCGATCGTGTCGACGAAGAAGCGCTACGGGGGATTCGCCCGCGCGGTGGGGCTGCGGGCGATGACCACTCCGCACGGGCTCGGCTACACGAAGGTCGTGATCGTCGTCGACGAGGACGTGGACCCGTTCGACCTGCCGCAGGTGATGTGGGCGCTGTCGACGAAGGTGAACCCGGCCGGTGACCTGGTGAACCTGCCGAACATGTCGGTGGTGGGGCTCGATCCCGGCTCACAGCCCGCGGGCATCAGCAACAAGCTGGTGATCGACGCGACGACGCCCGTCGCTCCCGACGCGCGCGGGCACTACGGGCAGCCGGTCCGGGACCTGCCGGAAACCGGCCGGTGGGTGGAGAAGCTGCGAACTTTGTTGCGCGACAAGTGA
- a CDS encoding GAF domain-containing protein: MTDASRPDPVTDRLQEVASTLGDLRLDELLGELQERLARVVSTRDRMQDLLDAVLAIGTELDLDTTLHRIVTAATELVQARYGALGVLGTGGEFTQFVQVGIDEDTVARMGPAPRGRGLLGQVTLDPRPLRLADLSQHPASIGFPENHPPMRSFLAIPIRVRDEVFGNLYLTEKLDGGEFGQDDEVVLRALAAAAGVTVENARLFDQARLRHRWLQASSEITTELLSGVSTADGLRLIAQRAMEISRADCALIVLARQGTSSGQARVEAVAGEADIEVGIPVSTDGPVLASLTGDTPVLESDVSAAPVSGLNHVLPGYGPALAVPLHSGEAGAGAVIALRRKDSSPFGPGQVPLLASFADQTAIALELAAKNRAQRQLDVFGDRDRIARDLHDHVIQRLFATGLSLQGTLRRATDTDVRRRLQQSVEQLDDTVREIRTAIFDLHSSPETDDPVSLRRRLLDTVADASSGAGFAPAVRMSGAIDTAVPAAYFEHAEAVVREAVTNSLRHGGATEITVSIDTGAELTIDVRDNGHGIGGRCAGNGLRNLRDRALQHSGTLELTDAEAGGTLLVWRVPLPVAPEAD, translated from the coding sequence ATGACCGATGCCTCCCGCCCCGACCCGGTCACCGACCGGTTGCAAGAGGTGGCGTCCACCCTCGGCGACCTCCGGCTGGACGAACTGCTCGGCGAGCTCCAAGAGCGGCTGGCCAGAGTCGTCAGCACACGTGATCGGATGCAGGACCTGCTGGACGCGGTGCTCGCCATCGGCACCGAACTCGACCTCGACACCACGCTGCACCGCATCGTCACCGCCGCCACCGAACTCGTGCAGGCCCGCTACGGCGCGCTCGGCGTGCTCGGCACCGGCGGGGAATTCACCCAGTTCGTGCAAGTCGGCATCGACGAGGACACGGTCGCCCGGATGGGGCCGGCTCCACGCGGACGCGGCCTGCTCGGCCAGGTCACGCTCGATCCGCGCCCGCTTCGGCTGGCCGACCTCTCACAACATCCGGCGTCGATCGGCTTCCCGGAGAACCATCCGCCGATGCGCAGTTTCCTCGCCATCCCGATCCGGGTGCGCGACGAGGTGTTCGGCAACCTCTACTTGACCGAGAAGCTCGACGGCGGTGAGTTCGGCCAGGACGACGAGGTGGTGCTGCGCGCCCTGGCCGCCGCCGCGGGGGTGACGGTGGAGAACGCACGGCTGTTCGACCAGGCTCGGCTGCGGCACCGCTGGCTGCAGGCGTCCAGCGAGATCACCACGGAGCTGCTCTCCGGCGTCAGCACCGCCGACGGCCTGCGCCTCATCGCCCAGCGCGCGATGGAGATCTCCCGGGCCGACTGCGCGCTGATCGTGCTGGCCCGCCAAGGCACCTCCTCCGGTCAGGCGCGGGTGGAGGCCGTCGCCGGGGAAGCGGACATCGAAGTGGGCATCCCCGTGAGCACCGACGGGCCGGTGCTGGCCAGTCTCACCGGCGACACCCCGGTGCTGGAGTCCGACGTGTCCGCGGCCCCGGTCAGCGGACTCAACCACGTGCTGCCCGGCTACGGACCGGCGCTGGCGGTCCCGCTGCACTCCGGTGAGGCGGGCGCGGGCGCGGTGATCGCGTTGCGCCGCAAGGACAGCAGCCCGTTCGGGCCGGGCCAGGTCCCGCTGCTGGCCTCGTTCGCCGACCAGACGGCGATCGCGCTGGAGCTGGCCGCGAAGAACCGGGCGCAACGGCAGCTCGACGTGTTCGGCGACCGCGACCGGATCGCCCGGGACCTGCACGATCACGTGATCCAGCGGTTGTTCGCGACCGGACTGAGCCTGCAGGGCACGTTGCGTCGCGCCACCGACACCGATGTGCGGCGCCGGTTGCAGCAGTCGGTGGAGCAGCTCGACGACACGGTCCGCGAGATCCGCACCGCCATCTTCGACCTGCACTCCTCCCCGGAGACCGACGACCCGGTGAGCCTGCGCCGCCGGTTGCTCGACACCGTCGCCGACGCGAGCAGCGGCGCCGGGTTCGCCCCCGCGGTGCGGATGTCCGGCGCGATCGACACGGCGGTGCCCGCGGCGTACTTCGAGCACGCCGAGGCGGTGGTGCGGGAGGCGGTGACGAACTCGCTGCGCCACGGCGGGGCCACCGAGATCACCGTGTCCATCGACACCGGCGCGGAGCTGACGATCGACGTGCGCGACAACGGCCACGGCATCGGCGGCCGCTGCGCGGGCAACGGCCTGCGGAACCTGCGCGACCGAGCGCTGCAGCACTCCGGAACTCTGGAACTCACCGACGCGGAGGCAGGCGGAACCCTCCTGGTCTGGCGCGTTCCCCTGCCCGTGGCGCCCGAGGCGGACTGA
- a CDS encoding MerR family transcriptional regulator, giving the protein MAAALGEPTATAPAASAESTLTIGALAHRIGLRPATLRKWERAGILRPHRDPATGYRIYPPGVVRDAHLAHQLRRGGHPLSRIAEVVARIRDADGVEPLQEALRDRRDRLRHRSRAMLDGAAELGVYLRPADDRPARARIPEND; this is encoded by the coding sequence GTGGCCGCCGCGCTCGGCGAGCCGACCGCGACCGCACCGGCGGCGTCCGCCGAATCGACGCTGACGATCGGCGCGCTGGCGCATCGAATCGGCCTGCGCCCGGCCACCCTCCGCAAGTGGGAACGGGCCGGCATCCTGCGTCCGCATCGAGACCCCGCCACCGGCTACCGGATCTACCCTCCCGGCGTCGTCCGCGACGCCCATCTCGCCCACCAGCTCCGGCGCGGTGGCCACCCGCTGAGCCGGATCGCCGAGGTGGTCGCGCGGATCCGCGACGCCGACGGCGTGGAACCGCTCCAGGAGGCCCTGCGCGACCGGCGCGACCGGCTACGCCACCGAAGCCGCGCGATGCTCGACGGCGCGGCCGAACTCGGCGTCTACCTACGACCCGCCGACGACCGACCGGCGCGCGCCCGGATCCCGGAGAACGACTAG
- a CDS encoding non-oxidative hydroxyarylic acid decarboxylases subunit D gives MCPRCAAEELTRQAVSPVAGVWEVWRCERCHYFWRSTEPERRTERESYPAAFRMTQADIDEASEMPAIPPRRSGS, from the coding sequence ATGTGCCCGCGTTGTGCCGCCGAGGAACTGACGAGGCAGGCCGTGTCACCGGTCGCCGGGGTGTGGGAGGTGTGGCGCTGCGAGCGCTGCCACTACTTCTGGCGCAGCACCGAACCGGAGCGCCGCACGGAGCGCGAGTCGTATCCGGCGGCGTTCCGCATGACGCAGGCGGACATCGACGAGGCCTCCGAGATGCCCGCGATCCCGCCGCGGCGCAGCGGCTCATGA
- a CDS encoding MFS transporter, which produces MSSPDTTAAIPLASRAGRWIIVGTILGSGVAFLDGSVVNVALPAIGRDTGGGFAVLQWVLDAYLLTLSALLLLGGALGDRYGRRRVFQIGLVVFTAASLGCGLAPSGEALIVARLVQGVGGALLVPGSLALINSTISADDRGRAVGTWAGLTGVSSALGPFVGGWLVDAVSWRWVFFINVPLAAVALFVTARHVPETRSGRAGTPDLAGAGSVTIGLAGAIYALIELPARGWDPLTAVALAAGVAGLVAFPLIERRTRDPLLPLNLFASRQFTGANLTTFTVYAALSGALFLLSLQLQQTLGYSALRAGVATLPITVIMLLISGRMGALAQRTGPRLPMTIGPFGCAAGLALMTLAVPGSSYLTGVLPGVVVFGLGLSITVAPLTAAVLASVDQQRAGVASGVNNAISRLAGLVAVAVLPLVAGMTEPGGTVADGFGLAMLISAAVCALGGVLSWCTVGGNRIGVEPMPLPGLDHACQDPCTRERT; this is translated from the coding sequence ATGAGCAGTCCGGACACCACCGCCGCCATCCCGCTGGCGAGCCGCGCCGGCCGGTGGATCATCGTCGGCACCATCCTCGGTTCCGGGGTGGCCTTCCTGGACGGCTCGGTGGTGAACGTGGCGCTGCCCGCGATCGGCCGCGACACCGGCGGCGGGTTCGCCGTCCTGCAATGGGTGCTCGACGCCTACCTGCTCACCCTCAGCGCGTTGCTGCTGCTCGGCGGGGCGCTCGGGGATCGCTACGGTCGCCGCCGGGTGTTCCAGATCGGGCTGGTCGTGTTCACCGCGGCCTCCCTCGGGTGCGGGCTCGCACCCAGCGGGGAGGCGCTGATCGTGGCGCGGCTCGTGCAAGGCGTCGGCGGCGCGCTGCTGGTCCCCGGCAGCCTCGCGCTGATCAACTCCACGATCTCCGCCGACGACCGCGGCCGTGCGGTGGGCACGTGGGCCGGGCTGACCGGGGTGTCCTCCGCGCTCGGCCCGTTCGTCGGGGGCTGGCTGGTCGACGCGGTGTCCTGGCGCTGGGTGTTCTTCATCAACGTGCCGCTGGCGGCGGTCGCCCTGTTCGTCACGGCCAGGCACGTCCCGGAAACGCGCAGCGGCCGCGCGGGCACCCCCGACCTGGCCGGGGCGGGCAGCGTCACGATCGGCCTCGCCGGGGCCATCTACGCGCTCATCGAGCTGCCCGCGCGCGGCTGGGACCCGCTCACCGCCGTCGCCCTCGCCGCCGGAGTCGCCGGGCTCGTGGCGTTCCCGTTGATCGAACGCCGCACCCGCGACCCGCTCCTGCCGCTGAACCTGTTCGCCTCCCGGCAGTTCACCGGCGCGAACCTCACCACGTTCACCGTGTACGCCGCGCTCAGCGGCGCCCTGTTCCTGCTGTCGCTGCAGCTGCAGCAGACGCTGGGCTACTCGGCGCTGCGCGCCGGGGTGGCCACCCTGCCGATCACCGTGATCATGCTGCTGATCTCGGGTCGGATGGGCGCGCTGGCGCAGCGCACCGGGCCGCGGCTGCCGATGACGATCGGCCCGTTCGGTTGCGCGGCGGGACTGGCGCTGATGACGCTGGCGGTGCCGGGTTCCAGCTACCTCACCGGCGTGCTGCCGGGCGTCGTCGTGTTCGGCCTCGGCCTGTCGATCACCGTCGCGCCGCTCACCGCCGCCGTGCTGGCCTCGGTCGACCAGCAGCGCGCCGGGGTGGCGTCCGGAGTGAACAACGCGATCTCCCGGCTGGCCGGGCTGGTCGCGGTGGCGGTGCTGCCGTTGGTGGCGGGCATGACCGAGCCCGGCGGCACCGTCGCCGACGGGTTCGGACTCGCGATGCTCATCTCGGCGGCGGTGTGCGCGCTGGGCGGCGTGCTGTCCTGGTGCACCGTCGGCGGCAACCGCATCGGAGTGGAACCGATGCCGCTGCCCGGACTCGACCACGCCTGCCAGGACCCCTGCACCCGAGAACGCACCTGA
- a CDS encoding NUDIX hydrolase has translation MAKFTWHTRAVPKGLPVRQVYGFLFAPDGRVLIRVDGAKHSLPGGRPEPGESAYVDILRRETYEEVTLDIAEPHYLGYQCVDDGFAPYAQVRMVAEISRVHPPEPDPDNGRTYLRLLVHPGKAGDLLNWGETGHQQAAAAATAAIGLLGLPHNGLPESGYL, from the coding sequence ATGGCCAAGTTCACCTGGCACACCCGCGCCGTCCCGAAGGGCCTACCCGTTCGCCAGGTGTACGGCTTCCTGTTCGCACCGGACGGGCGCGTGCTCATCCGGGTGGACGGCGCCAAGCATTCGCTGCCCGGCGGCCGGCCGGAACCCGGCGAGTCCGCTTACGTGGACATCCTGCGGCGAGAGACCTACGAAGAGGTCACGTTGGACATCGCCGAACCGCACTACCTCGGCTACCAGTGCGTCGACGACGGTTTCGCGCCGTACGCGCAGGTGCGGATGGTCGCCGAGATCAGCCGCGTGCACCCGCCGGAGCCGGATCCCGACAACGGTCGCACCTACCTCCGGCTGCTGGTGCACCCCGGCAAGGCCGGAGACCTGCTCAACTGGGGCGAGACCGGCCACCAGCAGGCCGCGGCCGCCGCGACCGCCGCCATCGGCCTGCTCGGCCTGCCGCACAACGGCCTTCCGGAAAGCGGTTACCTCTGA
- a CDS encoding response regulator transcription factor, whose amino-acid sequence MDTTDGVPEASGTGSGETRIALVDDHEVVRRGIADLLEDEPDFMIVAEVGTVREALVRLPPARPDVAVLDVRLPDGNGIELCRDLLSLLPGVRCLVLTSFSDDEALLDAIMAGASGYVLKQVLGSDLRSAIREVAAGRSLLDSSTASAVLERQRRKHAQDDPLRGLTEQERAVLELIGAGMTNRQIAERMFLAEKTVKNYVSQLLSKLGMQRRTQAAVLATEIRQSRPGS is encoded by the coding sequence ATGGACACGACGGACGGCGTTCCGGAGGCATCGGGCACCGGGAGCGGCGAGACGCGCATCGCACTCGTGGACGACCACGAAGTGGTGCGCCGCGGGATCGCCGACCTCCTCGAGGACGAACCCGACTTCATGATCGTCGCCGAGGTGGGCACGGTCCGCGAAGCCCTGGTGCGGCTGCCCCCGGCGCGTCCCGACGTCGCGGTGCTGGACGTGCGGCTGCCCGACGGCAACGGCATCGAACTGTGCCGCGATCTGCTGTCCCTGCTGCCGGGCGTGCGCTGCCTGGTGCTGACCTCGTTCTCCGACGACGAAGCGCTGCTGGACGCGATCATGGCGGGCGCCTCCGGTTACGTGCTCAAACAGGTCCTGGGCTCCGACCTGCGCTCCGCCATCCGGGAGGTCGCCGCCGGACGATCCCTGCTGGACTCCAGCACCGCATCGGCGGTGCTGGAACGGCAACGGCGCAAGCACGCGCAGGACGATCCGCTGCGCGGACTCACCGAGCAGGAACGGGCCGTGCTGGAGCTCATCGGCGCGGGCATGACGAACCGGCAGATCGCCGAGCGGATGTTCCTCGCGGAGAAGACCGTGAAGAACTACGTCTCGCAGCTGCTGTCGAAGCTGGGCATGCAACGCCGCACTCAAGCCGCCGTGCTCGCCACGGAAATCCGCCAATCCCGGCCCGGCTCCTGA
- a CDS encoding non-oxidative hydroxyarylic acid decarboxylases subunit B, which produces MSVRLIVGMTGATGAPLGVRLLEALREQPGVETHLVLSRWARTTIELETGYTAREVGELADVVHGSADQGASISSGSFRTDGMVIVPCSMKTLAGIRIGYADGLVGRAADVVLKERRKLVLVPRETPLSEIHLENMLALSRMGAALVPPMPAFYNHPESVTDVLDHVVARVLDQFELPAPGARRWNGLAEARRDRVPGAAD; this is translated from the coding sequence GTGAGTGTGCGGCTGATCGTCGGGATGACCGGGGCCACCGGTGCGCCGCTCGGGGTCCGCCTGCTGGAGGCCCTGCGCGAGCAGCCCGGCGTGGAGACGCACCTGGTGCTGAGCCGCTGGGCGCGGACCACGATCGAGCTCGAGACCGGCTATACCGCGCGGGAGGTCGGCGAACTCGCCGACGTGGTGCACGGCTCGGCCGATCAGGGCGCCTCGATCTCGTCCGGTTCGTTCCGCACCGATGGCATGGTGATCGTGCCGTGCAGCATGAAAACCCTGGCGGGCATCCGGATCGGCTACGCCGACGGGCTCGTCGGGCGCGCTGCCGACGTGGTGCTCAAAGAACGCCGCAAGCTCGTGCTGGTGCCCAGGGAGACGCCGCTGAGCGAGATCCACCTGGAGAACATGCTCGCGCTCTCCCGGATGGGCGCCGCGCTGGTGCCGCCGATGCCCGCCTTCTACAACCACCCGGAGTCCGTGACCGACGTGCTCGACCACGTTGTGGCGCGCGTGCTCGACCAGTTCGAGCTTCCGGCACCCGGCGCCCGGCGCTGGAACGGGCTCGCCGAAGCCCGCCGAGACCGAGTTCCCGGCGCAGCGGACTGA